Part of the Acidimicrobiales bacterium genome, CGTTGATCATCGAAGGCTGGAAGCAGCTCGCCACGATCGGCGGCTCGATCGCCGCCCCGGTGATCGATCTGGCCCACGACCCGTCGCCGCTGGTCGACGCCCTGGAGACTTCGCCCGCCACGCTGCTGCATGGCGACTGGAAGCTCGGCAACCTCGGAAGCCTCCCCGACGGACGGACCGTGCTGCTGGACTGGGCCGTGCCGGGTCGGGGATGCCCGACCGCGGAGCTGGCGTGGTACCTGGCCATCAATGCCGCCCGCCTGCCACACACCAAGGAGGCAGCTATCGCCGCCTACCGTGCCGCGCTCGAGCGCCACGGTGTCGCCACCTCGACCTGGTGGGACCGGGCGCTGGCGCTGTCGCTTCTGGGCGGTCTGGTCCAGTTCGGCTGGGAGAAGGCGCTCGGTGGGCCCGGTGCCGAGCTGGCCTGGTGGCTCGGTCGCGGCGCCGATGGCCTGGACTGCCTGTGAGCATCCACTACGAATCGCCCGAGGCGTGGGCAACCAGCGTCGACCCGGCCTACGAGGTGCTGGGCCGGGCGATCGTCACCGCCGCTCCGGTCCCGCTCCACGGGCGGTCGGTGCTCGATCTCGGGGCGGGCACGGGGGCGACCAGCCGCGCCCTGGAGGCCGCTGGAAGCCGACCGGTCGCCCTGGACCTGTCGGCCGCCATGCTGAGCCACGATCGAGCCCGCCGTCCGCCCGCCGTGGTCGGCGACATGGCGACCCTGCCCCTGTCCGCCGCCAGCGTCGGAGGAGCGATCGCGGCCTTCTCGCTCTCCCACGTCGAGGACCCCGGTGCCGTGCTCGCCGAGGCCCGCCGGATCACCGTGGTCGGGGGCCCGGTGATGGTCGGGGTCTTCGCCGAGACCGGCACCCGGCACCCGGCCAAGGAGGCCGTCGAACGCGCCGCCGCTCGCCGGGGATGGACGCCTCCGGACTGGTACGTCCATCTCAAGACGGATCTCGAGCCCAGGCTGGCCGACCCACACAAGCTGGCCGACCTCGCCGCGGCGGCCGGCCTCACCGTCGTCGGGGTGACGGACCGCCACGTCGATGCCGGATTGGACACGGCCGATGCGCTGGTCGGCTGGCGCCTGAGCGGCCCCGCGATCGCTGACTTCGTCGCCAGCCTGCCGCTTGGCGAACGTGACGCGTTGGCCGCCGAGGCCGTCGCCGCACTCGGCTCGGACGTTGCGGGGCTTCGGCTCGGCGTCCGCATCCTCGCCAGTGTCGTCCCCGCCACTCGCTGAAGGCACACGATGATCTCACGCCGCCCGGTTCGCCAGCGCCGGCTCCGGCGTGAGCGCGGGCGACTCCTCCCGCCGCTGCTGCTTGGCGGTGAACAGGGCCGCGAGCACGCCGAAGGCCGAGAAGGCCACGGCGACCCAGAGCGCAGGGGTGAAGCCGGCGGCGAACCTGACGGGTGAGGCGTAGACGCCGTGGCGGGCGAACACGCTGGCGAGGACGGCGACACCAAGGACCCCGCCGAGCTCCCGAATCGTGCTGTTCGTCCCCGAGGCGACGCCCGCCTCGGAGATCGGGACGGCGCCCATGACGGCGTTGGCGACGGTCGGGAAGCAGAACGAGGTGCCGATGCCGGCGATCGTGAGGGCCACGCCGACCTGCGCGTAACCGACGCCAGGAGAAGCGATGAGGGCGACCCAGGCGAGCCCGGCCGCCTGCAGGGCCAGGCCGAGCGCCATGAACGGACGGTTGCCGTAGCGGTCCGCGAGCACCCCGGCGATCGGAGCGATGAACAGCGGCGGCACCGACCAGGGAAGCAGCCTCACCCCCGCCTCGAGGGGCGAGTAGCCGAGGCAGATCTGGAAGAACTGCGACATCAGGAAGAGAGCCCCGAACAGCCCGGCATACATCAAGAAGCTCACCGCGTTGGCGCCCGCCACCGTGCGATCGCGGAACGAGGCGAGGTCCAGCATCGGTGCCGGGGCACGACGCTCCCACGCGAGGAACGAACCGATCAGCACCGCTCCGGCGACGAGCGTCATCGTGACCTCGGCGCTGCCCCAGCCGACGGAGTTGGCGCGGACCAGCCCCCACGTCACACCCAGTGCTCCCGTCCCCGCCAGCACGAGCCCGGTGATGTCGAGCTGCGATCGGGGGCCGAAGCTCTCGGCCAGCCGCCTGGCGGCAAGCGGGATCAGCGCCGCGCCGACGGGCACGTTGAGCCAGAAGATCCAGTGCCAGCTGATGCCCGTCACGACGGCGCCGCCGATGACCGGCCCGAACGCCACGCCCAGGCCCGTGATCCCACCCCAGAGCCCGATGGCCGCGCCCCGCTTCTCGACGGGGAAGGCTTCGCTGATCAG contains:
- a CDS encoding class I SAM-dependent methyltransferase; the encoded protein is MSIHYESPEAWATSVDPAYEVLGRAIVTAAPVPLHGRSVLDLGAGTGATSRALEAAGSRPVALDLSAAMLSHDRARRPPAVVGDMATLPLSAASVGGAIAAFSLSHVEDPGAVLAEARRITVVGGPVMVGVFAETGTRHPAKEAVERAAARRGWTPPDWYVHLKTDLEPRLADPHKLADLAAAAGLTVVGVTDRHVDAGLDTADALVGWRLSGPAIADFVASLPLGERDALAAEAVAALGSDVAGLRLGVRILASVVPATR
- a CDS encoding MFS transporter; the encoded protein is MIVLKERVPVAERSRQEPHKTWTVVLASLGVFMTALDTLVVTTSLPALRAELHSSLQSLEWTVNAYNLSFACFLLTGAALGDRFGRRRMFTIGLLLFTGASALAALSPTASMLVGARAIQGAGAAIVFPLSLTLISEAFPVEKRGAAIGLWGGITGLGVAFGPVIGGAVVTGISWHWIFWLNVPVGAALIPLAARRLAESFGPRSQLDITGLVLAGTGALGVTWGLVRANSVGWGSAEVTMTLVAGAVLIGSFLAWERRAPAPMLDLASFRDRTVAGANAVSFLMYAGLFGALFLMSQFFQICLGYSPLEAGVRLLPWSVPPLFIAPIAGVLADRYGNRPFMALGLALQAAGLAWVALIASPGVGYAQVGVALTIAGIGTSFCFPTVANAVMGAVPISEAGVASGTNSTIRELGGVLGVAVLASVFARHGVYASPVRFAAGFTPALWVAVAFSAFGVLAALFTAKQQRREESPALTPEPALANRAA